A single Halarcobacter anaerophilus DNA region contains:
- a CDS encoding NADH-quinone oxidoreductase subunit C yields the protein MREYKAKNDVQKKSYFSDRFYVTPQTPKKPASEDEIYAADIEALSSKFEVSNSYIEIDELVIFISSRDNVSVLKFLRDELEYEMLMELSAIDYIADKGGFDIFYEMLSLTKRKRVRVKTFIKEKESIESVYSLFKMANWAEREMYDMYGVKITNHPNMKRILMPDDWYGHPLRKTYPLHGDEAAQWYEVDKIFGKEAREEIGPEIRDGANVDRYDTQRFARLGHEVPFGTDITDGKEPEHTPLGYQEEGGVVLIKKLNEENSVTLKERK from the coding sequence ATGAGAGAATACAAAGCAAAAAATGATGTCCAAAAAAAATCATATTTCAGTGATAGATTTTACGTAACTCCTCAAACTCCTAAAAAACCTGCAAGCGAAGATGAAATTTATGCAGCGGATATTGAAGCCTTAAGTTCAAAATTTGAAGTTTCAAACTCTTATATAGAGATTGATGAACTTGTGATTTTTATAAGCAGCAGAGATAATGTTTCGGTTTTAAAATTTTTAAGAGATGAACTTGAATATGAGATGCTGATGGAACTCTCCGCGATTGATTATATAGCCGACAAGGGTGGTTTTGATATTTTTTATGAAATGCTTTCATTAACAAAAAGAAAAAGAGTAAGAGTGAAGACTTTTATTAAAGAAAAAGAGTCTATAGAATCAGTATATTCTCTTTTCAAAATGGCAAACTGGGCAGAAAGAGAGATGTATGATATGTACGGGGTTAAAATTACAAATCACCCTAATATGAAAAGAATTCTTATGCCTGATGATTGGTACGGTCATCCTTTAAGAAAAACTTATCCTCTTCACGGAGATGAAGCAGCCCAATGGTACGAAGTAGACAAAATCTTCGGAAAAGAAGCAAGAGAAGAGATAGGACCTGAAATTAGAGACGGTGCAAATGTTGATAGATACGATACTCAAAGATTTGCAAGACTTGGACATGAAGTGCCTTTCGGAACAGATATTACTGATGGGAAAGAACCAGAACATACACCTCTTGGTTATCAAGAAGAGGGTGGAGTTGTGCTTATTAAAAAACTAAATGAAGAAAACAGCGTTACACTAAAAGAGAGAAAGTAG
- a CDS encoding NuoB/complex I 20 kDa subunit family protein — protein MAQHKVNYLQDGGAPIALTTVDKLVNWGRSNSIWPMTYGLACCAIEMMATGASRYDFDRFGTIFRASPRQSDCIIVAGTLTKKHAEFMRRLYDQMPEPKWVISMGSCANTGGMFNTYATVQGVDRVIPVDIYLPGCAPRPETLQYALMMLQKKIRRESIFRSIKKKRLV, from the coding sequence ATGGCACAACATAAAGTAAACTATTTACAAGACGGCGGTGCACCTATTGCACTTACAACTGTAGACAAATTGGTAAACTGGGGAAGATCAAACTCAATTTGGCCTATGACTTACGGACTTGCCTGTTGTGCTATTGAAATGATGGCAACAGGAGCTTCAAGATATGACTTTGACAGATTCGGTACAATTTTTAGAGCAAGTCCCAGACAATCGGATTGTATCATAGTTGCAGGAACTCTTACAAAAAAGCATGCCGAGTTTATGAGAAGATTGTATGATCAAATGCCTGAACCTAAATGGGTTATATCTATGGGATCTTGTGCAAATACCGGAGGAATGTTTAATACCTACGCAACAGTACAAGGTGTAGACAGAGTAATTCCCGTGGATATTTACCTTCCTGGATGTGCTCCAAGACCTGAAACTCTTCAATATGCTCTTATGATGCTACAAAAAAAGATAAGAAGAGAGTCTATTTTTAGATCAATAAAGAAAAAGAGGCTAGTGTAA
- a CDS encoding NAD(P)H-quinone oxidoreductase subunit 3, which yields MTHMEFSHPYFGAFFMFLLTFGAFIATVYLARLLSRKVARLDTEKLKATLYECGPEVTKQPSSVSVQFYLMALLFILFDIEIIFMFPWAIDFKVLGWFGFVEMILFILLLTIGFIYAWKKGALEWHNIK from the coding sequence ATGACACATATGGAGTTTTCACATCCGTATTTTGGTGCATTTTTTATGTTTTTGTTGACATTTGGTGCCTTTATCGCAACGGTTTATCTGGCTAGATTATTAAGCCGTAAAGTGGCTAGACTTGATACTGAAAAATTGAAAGCTACGCTTTATGAGTGTGGACCTGAAGTTACCAAACAGCCAAGCAGTGTATCTGTGCAGTTTTATTTGATGGCACTTTTATTTATTCTTTTTGATATAGAGATTATTTTTATGTTTCCTTGGGCAATAGATTTCAAAGTATTGGGATGGTTCGGGTTTGTAGAAATGATTCTTTTTATCCTTTTACTTACAATCGGTTTTATCTACGCATGGAAAAAAGGAGCGCTTGAATGGCACAACATAAAGTAA